One window from the genome of Amycolatopsis sp. NBC_01480 encodes:
- a CDS encoding sensor histidine kinase, producing MVFGDRLTRPAWSDVVLGAALAVAVVAGTMADSAGQTGRSRPLDAVGLVLLVAAAAVTAVPRRTMPLGALTGAVLLVNAYLLAGYPYGPVLLCLVITVFELARQRPLTVSAAAGGLAAVISSATILLRLIGDGHTPLLLALAWTSWIVLPWSLGALIHVTNAARRRARRDLIARTALEERMRLAGEVHDIAGHGFALVTMQAGVALLVFDEQRDQARLSLEAIQETSTAALADLRRMLDTFHPRSPQPGDPAGVAGLGGLIQQVRAGGLPVELATDGPDLPEQLGATVYRVVQEALTNVLRHAGPTQAEVAIDRGDRHVEVRVTDRGIGLNAPGTAAGRGLAGMRRRVEELDGRLAAGPRDGGGFQVVAWLPAPEPARRSGYCWSTTISWSGWACGYSSNARTTCGWSVRPTAGSRP from the coding sequence ATGGTGTTCGGCGATCGGCTGACGCGTCCGGCGTGGTCGGACGTGGTGCTCGGCGCCGCGCTCGCGGTGGCCGTGGTCGCCGGCACGATGGCCGACTCCGCCGGGCAGACCGGCCGCTCCCGGCCGTTGGACGCGGTCGGCCTGGTGCTGCTGGTGGCGGCCGCGGCCGTGACGGCGGTCCCGCGGCGAACCATGCCGCTGGGCGCGCTGACCGGCGCGGTGCTGCTGGTCAACGCGTACCTGCTGGCCGGATATCCCTACGGCCCGGTGCTGTTGTGCCTGGTGATCACGGTGTTCGAGCTGGCCCGGCAACGCCCGTTGACCGTTTCGGCGGCGGCCGGCGGGCTGGCGGCGGTGATCTCCTCGGCCACGATCCTGCTCCGGCTGATCGGCGACGGGCACACCCCGCTGCTGCTGGCCCTGGCCTGGACCAGCTGGATCGTGCTGCCGTGGTCGCTCGGCGCGTTGATCCACGTGACGAACGCGGCCCGCCGGCGGGCGCGGCGGGACCTCATCGCCCGCACCGCCCTCGAGGAGCGGATGCGGCTGGCCGGCGAGGTGCACGACATCGCCGGCCACGGCTTCGCGCTGGTCACCATGCAGGCCGGGGTCGCGTTACTCGTCTTCGACGAGCAGCGGGACCAGGCCCGGCTGTCGCTGGAAGCCATCCAGGAGACCAGCACCGCCGCGCTCGCCGACCTGCGGCGGATGCTGGACACCTTCCACCCTCGTTCGCCGCAGCCCGGCGACCCGGCCGGAGTCGCCGGTCTCGGCGGCCTGATCCAGCAGGTCCGCGCCGGTGGCCTGCCAGTGGAGCTGGCGACCGACGGTCCTGATCTGCCCGAGCAGCTGGGCGCCACCGTCTACCGGGTCGTGCAGGAGGCGTTGACGAACGTGCTGCGCCACGCCGGGCCGACTCAGGCCGAGGTCGCGATCGACCGGGGCGACCGGCATGTTGAGGTCCGGGTGACCGACCGCGGCATCGGTCTCAACGCGCCTGGGACGGCGGCCGGCCGTGGACTGGCCGGGATGCGCCGCCGCGTCGAGGAATTGGACGGCCGGTTGGCCGCCGGCCCCCGTGACGGCGGCGGATTCCAGGTCGTGGCCTGGCTGCCCGCGCCGGAGCCGGCCCGACGATCCGGGTACTGCTGGTCGACGACCATCAGCTGGTCCGGATGGGCTTGCGGGTACTCGTCGAACGCGAGGACGACATGCGGGTGGTCGGTGAGGCCGACAGCGGGCAGCAGGCCCTGA
- a CDS encoding response regulator transcription factor → MGLRVLVEREDDMRVVGEADSGQQALTRLRHSPADVMLLDIRMPGLDGLEVLRRLAADPALGQVRVIVVTTFEIDQYVFEALGAGASGFILKDSAPAELVHAVRVVAAGEALLSPSVTRLMVSTFAQRWTLPTAVDGLDTLTSREREIAASVATGRSNTEIAEALFLSPATVRTHVTRAMAKLNARSRAQLVVLAVRAGLEMPQA, encoded by the coding sequence ATGGGCTTGCGGGTACTCGTCGAACGCGAGGACGACATGCGGGTGGTCGGTGAGGCCGACAGCGGGCAGCAGGCCCTGACCCGGCTGCGCCACAGCCCCGCCGACGTGATGCTGCTGGACATCCGGATGCCCGGCCTGGACGGGCTGGAGGTGTTGCGCCGCCTCGCCGCCGATCCGGCGTTGGGCCAGGTACGGGTCATCGTGGTGACGACGTTCGAGATCGACCAGTACGTGTTCGAGGCCCTCGGCGCCGGGGCCAGCGGCTTCATCCTGAAGGACAGCGCCCCGGCCGAACTCGTCCACGCGGTCCGCGTCGTGGCAGCCGGCGAAGCGCTGCTGTCCCCTTCGGTGACCCGCCTGATGGTGTCCACCTTCGCGCAACGCTGGACGCTGCCCACCGCGGTCGACGGCCTCGACACCCTCACCAGCCGGGAACGGGAAATCGCCGCGTCGGTGGCCACCGGCCGGTCCAACACCGAGATCGCCGAGGCACTGTTCCTTTCGCCCGCCACCGTCCGCACCCACGTGACACGAGCCATGGCCAAACTCAACGCCCGCTCCCGCGCCCAACTCGTCGTCCTCGCCGTCCGGGCCGGACTGGAAATGCCGCAGGCATGA
- a CDS encoding DUF397 domain-containing protein, translated as MAERFENGVPADRLTGAAWRKASYSGSVGNCVEVAPLTSGEIAMRNSRFPTGPALVYTRAEMAAFLAGAKDGEFDDVLQ; from the coding sequence ATGGCTGAGCGGTTCGAGAACGGTGTTCCGGCCGACCGTCTGACCGGCGCCGCCTGGCGTAAGGCGAGCTACAGCGGCTCGGTCGGCAACTGCGTGGAGGTCGCCCCACTCACCTCCGGCGAGATCGCGATGCGCAACTCGCGCTTCCCGACCGGACCGGCGCTGGTGTACACCCGCGCCGAGATGGCTGCCTTCCTCGCGGGAGCGAAGGACGGGGAATTCGACGATGTCCTCCAGTGA
- a CDS encoding helix-turn-helix domain-containing protein: MNAVNASGGGEQSLGPTARRMILGSQLRRLREDAGITRQQAGYNIRGSESKISRLELGRVGFKERDVSDLLTMYGVADAEERRSFLEMVKQSNEAGWWRKFGETVPGWFTDLVGLEEAASRIQIWEPLFVSGLLQVEQYARAIFSHGRPEMADERVDQLVALRMRRQKMLARPDAPRIWAVLDESVLYRPIGGPKVFKQQLEYLLEVTTLPHVSVQILPYCRSGLSAEHAFSLLRFAETELPNIAYVEYLTGAHYLDKRDEIEKYGRALDLLAVDAETPERSRARLAKRRQEI; encoded by the coding sequence ATGAACGCGGTGAACGCGTCCGGTGGTGGTGAGCAGAGTCTCGGGCCCACCGCCCGCCGCATGATCCTCGGCTCGCAGCTGCGCAGGCTGCGCGAAGACGCGGGCATCACCCGTCAGCAAGCCGGCTACAACATCCGCGGCTCGGAGTCCAAGATCTCGCGCCTCGAGCTGGGCCGGGTCGGCTTCAAAGAGCGCGACGTCAGCGACCTGCTGACGATGTACGGCGTGGCCGACGCCGAAGAGCGGCGCTCGTTCCTCGAGATGGTCAAGCAGTCGAACGAAGCCGGCTGGTGGCGGAAGTTCGGCGAAACCGTGCCGGGCTGGTTCACCGACCTCGTCGGCCTGGAAGAGGCGGCGTCGCGGATCCAGATCTGGGAGCCGCTGTTCGTCTCCGGCCTGCTGCAGGTCGAGCAGTACGCGCGGGCGATCTTCAGCCACGGCCGCCCGGAGATGGCGGACGAGCGGGTCGACCAGCTGGTGGCCCTGCGCATGCGGCGGCAGAAGATGCTGGCCCGCCCGGACGCGCCGCGGATCTGGGCGGTGCTCGACGAATCGGTGCTGTACCGGCCGATCGGCGGGCCGAAGGTGTTCAAGCAGCAGCTGGAGTACCTGCTCGAGGTGACCACGCTGCCGCACGTCTCGGTGCAGATCCTCCCGTACTGCCGCAGTGGCCTCTCAGCCGAGCACGCGTTTTCGTTGCTGCGCTTCGCCGAGACGGAGCTGCCGAACATCGCGTACGTCGAATACCTGACCGGCGCCCACTACCTCGACAAGCGGGACGAGATCGAGAAGTACGGCCGCGCGCTCGACCTGCTGGCCGTCGACGCCGAGACCCCGGAACGCAGCCGGGCCCGGCTGGCGAAGCGCCGTCAGGAGATCTGA
- a CDS encoding sterol carrier family protein: MASSRSVDPAELRAAVLAVSGWLRGEGPDPARPELAAAVRLSLRTLAQDTPGHTVEVRVPPFAAVQCVEGPRHTRGTPPNVIETDPRTWLELATGRLGWDDAVAAGRVTASGTRADLSHWLPVVRL; the protein is encoded by the coding sequence ATGGCCTCATCGCGTTCGGTCGACCCCGCTGAGTTACGAGCCGCGGTGCTGGCCGTTTCCGGCTGGCTGCGAGGTGAGGGCCCGGATCCGGCGCGGCCCGAGCTGGCCGCGGCCGTCCGGCTGAGCCTGCGGACGCTGGCCCAGGACACGCCCGGGCACACCGTCGAGGTCCGCGTTCCGCCGTTCGCGGCAGTGCAGTGCGTCGAAGGGCCCCGGCACACCCGCGGCACGCCGCCGAACGTGATCGAGACGGACCCGCGCACCTGGCTCGAGCTGGCGACCGGCCGGCTCGGCTGGGACGACGCCGTGGCCGCCGGGCGCGTGACCGCGTCGGGCACCCGGGCCGACCTTTCACACTGGCTCCCGGTAGTCCGCCTTTGA
- a CDS encoding type VII secretion system-associated protein, with translation MAQRDEADRTASRTTPAERRGKQPSGGRHGRRGPQGKPEITEEMRANARANPNSWLYVIDEAFDPNGPVPSWAVVGAYPVNGAGDVVEDFHPNDRYRPSPKALGFPEPANDLEQLLQLVRTEHRPAEDLPQVILDATLFVYAMSPIQRTIIGFHNTDGRVLVPAYTRKSLVPREWPHARAVLGRDIVGLLAGHPVAVNPHDLITAVVPAEHLIKALAEERR, from the coding sequence ATGGCGCAGCGGGACGAGGCAGATCGGACGGCTTCCCGGACCACCCCCGCGGAGCGCCGCGGGAAACAGCCATCGGGCGGGCGGCACGGCCGCCGGGGCCCGCAGGGCAAGCCGGAGATCACCGAGGAGATGCGGGCCAACGCGCGGGCGAACCCCAACAGCTGGCTGTACGTCATCGACGAGGCCTTCGACCCCAACGGCCCGGTCCCGTCGTGGGCCGTGGTGGGCGCGTACCCGGTGAACGGCGCGGGCGACGTCGTCGAGGACTTCCACCCCAACGACCGCTACCGGCCGTCCCCGAAGGCGCTCGGCTTCCCCGAGCCCGCCAACGACCTCGAGCAGCTGCTGCAGCTCGTGCGCACCGAGCACCGGCCGGCCGAGGACCTGCCGCAGGTGATCCTGGACGCGACGCTGTTCGTCTACGCGATGTCGCCGATCCAGCGCACGATCATCGGCTTCCACAACACCGACGGCCGCGTGCTCGTGCCCGCGTACACGCGCAAGTCGCTGGTGCCGCGGGAATGGCCGCACGCCCGCGCCGTGCTGGGCCGCGACATCGTGGGCCTGCTGGCCGGCCACCCGGTGGCGGTCAACCCGCACGACCTGATCACCGCCGTCGTCCCGGCGGAGCACCTGATCAAGGCGCTGGCCGAAGAGCGGCGCTGA
- a CDS encoding lysozyme, with protein sequence MKRRNPLLRFGAVLSAGVAGLALCGPPAEAAPSYAGADDNFAGSQIAKHEGVDGTPNVQYSAEDQVLGHDVSGHQGPVDWPAAANAGAKFVYIKATEGTGFVSPQFTQQYNGSYAVGLVRGAYHFARPDVSDGATQANYFIAHGGGWSGDGKTLPGALDMEYNPYGDTCYAKDPGSLVAWIQSFSDTYRARTSRLPTIYTSTSWWKKCTGNSPAFGANPLWLARYNTQVGELPAGWTSQSIWQFADQGVLPGDQNWLNGPLALLRNLAIG encoded by the coding sequence GTGAAGCGTCGCAATCCACTGCTGCGCTTCGGCGCGGTTCTCTCCGCCGGCGTGGCCGGGCTGGCACTGTGCGGGCCGCCCGCCGAAGCGGCGCCGAGCTACGCCGGGGCCGACGACAACTTCGCCGGCTCGCAGATCGCGAAACACGAGGGCGTCGACGGCACGCCGAACGTCCAGTACTCGGCCGAGGACCAGGTGCTCGGCCACGACGTGAGCGGGCACCAGGGCCCCGTCGACTGGCCGGCCGCCGCGAATGCGGGCGCGAAGTTCGTCTACATCAAGGCAACCGAGGGCACCGGGTTCGTCAGCCCCCAGTTCACCCAGCAGTACAACGGCTCCTACGCCGTCGGGCTCGTCCGCGGCGCCTACCACTTCGCCCGGCCCGACGTCTCGGACGGCGCCACGCAGGCCAACTACTTCATCGCGCACGGCGGCGGCTGGTCCGGCGACGGCAAGACCCTGCCGGGCGCGCTGGACATGGAGTACAACCCGTACGGCGACACCTGTTACGCCAAGGACCCGGGCTCGCTCGTCGCGTGGATCCAGTCCTTCTCGGACACCTACCGCGCGCGCACCAGCCGGCTGCCGACCATCTACACGTCCACGAGCTGGTGGAAGAAGTGCACCGGCAACAGTCCCGCGTTCGGCGCGAATCCACTGTGGCTGGCGCGCTACAACACCCAGGTCGGGGAGCTGCCCGCCGGCTGGACCAGCCAGTCGATCTGGCAGTTCGCGGACCAGGGTGTGCTGCCGGGCGACCAGAACTGGCTCAACGGCCCCCTCGCGCTCCTGCGCAATCTGGCAATCGGGTGA
- a CDS encoding lysozyme has translation MSTSRRGRRSILLSVLAIPTVALLLGSTAQATAIPNNPDQSANKINSINNDIMVHNHALGSQIRRVEGDASTPGTDAAAQQPQPATAIPNQVLATTAGIDVASYQGNVDWASWWGQGKRFVWTKATESTNYTNPYFAQQYNGSYNQGFIRGAYHFATPNTSSGAAQATYFVAHGGGWSGDGKTLPGALDMEYNPYGDTCYGLSQASMGAWIRDFHDTYHAKTGRWPVIYTSTSWWSQCVGTSQTFGDTVPLWVARYASSVGALPNGWGYYTVWQYTSSPIDQDTFNGGLDRVQALANG, from the coding sequence ATGTCCACTTCCCGAAGAGGACGGCGCTCGATTCTGCTCTCCGTCCTGGCCATCCCCACCGTGGCGCTCCTGCTCGGCTCCACGGCTCAGGCGACGGCCATTCCGAACAACCCGGACCAGTCGGCGAATAAGATCAACTCGATCAACAACGACATCATGGTCCACAACCACGCGCTGGGGTCGCAGATCCGGCGGGTCGAAGGCGACGCCTCCACCCCCGGCACCGACGCCGCGGCGCAGCAGCCGCAGCCGGCCACCGCCATTCCGAACCAGGTGCTGGCGACCACCGCCGGCATCGACGTCGCCAGTTATCAGGGCAACGTCGACTGGGCCAGTTGGTGGGGCCAGGGCAAGCGGTTCGTCTGGACCAAGGCGACGGAAAGCACCAACTACACGAACCCGTACTTCGCGCAGCAGTACAACGGTTCGTACAACCAGGGCTTCATCCGCGGCGCGTACCACTTCGCCACCCCGAACACGTCGAGCGGCGCCGCGCAGGCCACGTATTTCGTGGCCCACGGCGGCGGCTGGTCGGGCGACGGCAAAACCCTGCCGGGCGCGCTGGACATGGAGTACAACCCGTACGGCGACACCTGTTACGGGCTGAGTCAGGCGTCGATGGGCGCGTGGATCCGCGACTTCCACGACACCTACCACGCCAAGACCGGCCGCTGGCCCGTGATCTACACCTCGACGAGCTGGTGGAGCCAGTGCGTGGGCACGTCGCAGACCTTCGGCGACACCGTCCCGCTCTGGGTCGCGCGGTACGCCTCGTCGGTCGGCGCGCTGCCGAACGGCTGGGGCTATTACACCGTCTGGCAGTACACCTCGAGCCCGATCGACCAGGACACCTTCAACGGTGGTCTGGACCGGGTCCAGGCGCTGGCCAACGGCTGA
- a CDS encoding pentapeptide repeat-containing protein yields the protein MRSPLLWTFVASFVLLCGVGGWLLTDPATSRSDALKTAGLAGGAVVALYALWLNDRRRRVEEARQEVERRRHDLEMSRAEQDRERISDERFAKSVELLGHEADQVRVGALHALAGLARSRPLYTQTVLDVLCSYLRRPFTHARYDDSKPSAEDERELQVRLTAQRLVAELLPRTSEVDGAAYDLDLTGAVLEYLDLSGRRIGGLLLRYAALYSSTNLSGCVITGRAYFTTAGTEDGRQIGYFRCRGAKFLDHAWFSGTKFSEKADFTETVFSGRTTFKDAVFAKEAVFTGASFDGSLDLSRTSFQGHTELDFAREPERPSLYNTKVQSTKDVILPQDWELEPLPDGSARLTERKGPPPETRERPL from the coding sequence GTGCGATCCCCCCTGCTCTGGACGTTCGTCGCGTCTTTCGTGCTGCTCTGCGGGGTCGGCGGCTGGCTGCTGACCGACCCCGCGACCAGCCGCAGCGACGCGCTGAAGACCGCGGGCCTGGCCGGCGGCGCGGTCGTCGCGCTGTACGCGCTGTGGCTCAACGACCGCCGCCGTCGCGTCGAGGAGGCACGGCAGGAGGTCGAGCGGCGGCGGCACGACCTGGAGATGAGCCGCGCCGAGCAGGACCGCGAGCGGATCTCCGACGAGCGGTTCGCGAAATCCGTCGAGCTGCTCGGCCACGAGGCCGACCAGGTGCGCGTCGGCGCGCTGCACGCGCTGGCGGGCCTCGCGCGCAGCCGTCCGCTGTACACGCAGACGGTGCTGGACGTGTTGTGCTCGTATCTGCGCCGCCCGTTCACCCACGCGCGCTACGACGACAGCAAGCCGTCTGCCGAGGACGAGCGGGAGCTACAGGTCCGGCTGACCGCGCAACGGCTCGTCGCGGAGCTGCTGCCCCGCACGTCCGAAGTGGACGGTGCCGCGTACGACCTCGACCTGACCGGCGCCGTACTGGAGTACCTGGACCTCTCCGGCCGCCGGATCGGCGGGCTGCTGCTGCGGTACGCGGCGCTCTACAGCAGCACCAATCTCAGCGGCTGCGTGATCACCGGCCGCGCCTACTTCACCACCGCGGGTACGGAAGACGGCCGGCAGATCGGCTACTTCCGTTGCCGGGGCGCGAAATTCCTCGACCACGCGTGGTTCAGCGGCACCAAGTTCAGCGAGAAGGCCGACTTCACCGAGACCGTCTTCAGCGGCCGCACCACGTTCAAGGACGCGGTGTTCGCCAAGGAGGCCGTGTTCACCGGCGCTTCCTTCGACGGCTCACTGGACCTGAGCCGCACGTCCTTCCAGGGCCACACCGAGCTGGACTTCGCGCGGGAGCCAGAGCGGCCTTCGCTGTACAACACCAAAGTGCAGTCCACAAAGGACGTCATCCTGCCGCAGGACTGGGAACTGGAACCGCTCCCCGACGGGTCCGCACGCCTGACCGAGCGAAAGGGGCCGCCCCCGGAAACCCGGGAACGGCCCCTCTAG
- the purL gene encoding phosphoribosylformylglycinamidine synthase subunit PurL, translating to MANPDTDTVTSTVDTTARAAETPEATQPYLELGLAEDEYTRIREILGRRPTDAELAMYSVMWSEHCSYKSSKKHLRYFGETATDEMKSKMLAGIGENAGVVDIGEGWAVTFKVESHNHPSYVEPYQGAATGVGGIVRDIMAMGARPLAVADALRFGPADAPDTKRVLPGVVAGVGGYGNCLGLPNIGGELVFDPSYAGNPLVNALCVGAMRVEDLHLAFASGTGNKIILFGARTGLDGIGGVSVLASDTFSGDESAAGRRKLPSVQVGDPFTEKVLIECCLDLFKEELVVGIQDLGGAGLSCATSELAAAGDGGMQIYLDRVPLRATGMTPAEVLSSESQERMCAVVSPENVEAFMAVCRKWDVIATDIGEVTDGEHLVITWHDEVVVDVPAHTVAHQGPVYDRPIQRPSTQDALIADTSANLPRPSTPDELRADLLKLISSPNQASKEWVTSQYDRYVRGNSVLAQPSDSGMIRIDESSGRGVSVATDCNSKFVYLDPYRGAQLALAEAYRNVVTGGATPVAVSDCLNFGAPTDPAVMWQFEQAVHGIADGCVELGIPVTGGNVSFFNQTGSTAILPTPVIGVLGVIDDVTRRIPTGIGAEAGETLLLLGDTHDELDGSAWARELHGHLGGVPPRVDLAREKLLGEILVAGSRDGMISAAHDLSDGGLAQALVETVLIGQCGARVFLDADQDPFVQLFSESAGRVLVAVPRTEELRFTEMCTARGLPWRKTGVVDPESGALELQGITEFTLDELRTAFESTLPALFD from the coding sequence GTGGCGAACCCTGACACGGACACCGTGACCAGCACCGTTGACACCACCGCGCGCGCCGCGGAGACCCCGGAAGCGACGCAGCCGTACCTCGAACTCGGCCTCGCCGAAGACGAGTACACGCGGATCCGCGAGATCCTCGGCCGCCGTCCCACCGACGCCGAGCTGGCGATGTACTCGGTGATGTGGAGCGAGCACTGCTCGTACAAGTCGTCGAAGAAGCACCTGCGCTACTTCGGCGAGACGGCCACGGACGAGATGAAGTCGAAGATGCTCGCGGGCATCGGCGAGAACGCCGGCGTGGTCGACATCGGCGAGGGCTGGGCCGTCACGTTCAAGGTGGAGAGCCACAACCATCCGTCCTATGTGGAGCCGTACCAGGGCGCGGCGACCGGTGTCGGCGGCATCGTGCGCGACATCATGGCCATGGGCGCGCGGCCGCTCGCGGTGGCGGACGCGCTGCGCTTCGGCCCCGCGGACGCGCCGGACACCAAGCGCGTGCTGCCCGGCGTGGTCGCGGGGGTCGGCGGCTACGGCAACTGCCTGGGCCTGCCGAACATCGGCGGCGAGCTGGTGTTCGACCCCTCGTACGCGGGCAACCCGCTCGTGAACGCCCTGTGCGTCGGCGCGATGCGGGTCGAGGACCTGCACCTGGCGTTCGCCTCGGGCACCGGCAACAAGATCATCCTGTTCGGCGCGCGCACCGGCCTCGACGGCATCGGCGGCGTCTCCGTGCTGGCCAGCGACACCTTCTCCGGCGACGAGTCGGCGGCCGGGCGCCGCAAGCTGCCGAGCGTGCAGGTCGGCGACCCGTTCACCGAGAAGGTGCTGATCGAGTGCTGCCTCGACCTGTTCAAGGAGGAGCTGGTCGTCGGCATCCAGGACCTCGGCGGCGCCGGGCTGTCCTGCGCGACCTCGGAGCTGGCGGCCGCGGGTGACGGCGGCATGCAGATCTACCTCGACCGCGTTCCGTTGCGCGCCACCGGGATGACGCCGGCCGAGGTGCTCTCCAGCGAGTCGCAGGAGCGCATGTGCGCGGTCGTCTCGCCGGAGAACGTCGAGGCGTTCATGGCCGTGTGCCGCAAGTGGGACGTGATCGCCACCGACATCGGCGAGGTCACCGACGGCGAGCACCTGGTGATCACCTGGCACGACGAGGTCGTGGTCGACGTCCCGGCGCACACCGTGGCGCACCAGGGCCCGGTGTACGACCGGCCGATCCAGCGTCCGTCCACTCAGGACGCCCTGATCGCGGACACCTCGGCGAACCTGCCGCGTCCGTCCACTCCGGACGAGCTGCGCGCGGACCTGTTGAAGCTGATCTCGTCGCCGAACCAGGCGTCGAAGGAATGGGTCACCTCGCAGTACGACCGCTACGTGCGCGGCAACTCCGTGCTCGCCCAGCCGTCGGACTCCGGCATGATCCGGATCGACGAGTCCAGCGGCCGCGGCGTCTCGGTGGCCACGGACTGCAACTCGAAGTTCGTCTACCTCGACCCGTACCGCGGCGCGCAGCTGGCGCTGGCCGAGGCGTACCGCAACGTGGTCACCGGCGGCGCGACCCCGGTCGCGGTCTCGGACTGCCTGAACTTCGGCGCCCCGACCGACCCGGCCGTGATGTGGCAGTTCGAGCAGGCCGTGCACGGCATCGCCGACGGCTGCGTCGAGCTGGGCATCCCGGTCACCGGCGGCAACGTGAGCTTCTTCAACCAGACCGGTTCGACGGCCATCCTGCCCACCCCGGTGATCGGCGTGCTCGGCGTGATCGACGACGTCACCCGCCGCATCCCGACCGGCATCGGCGCGGAGGCCGGCGAGACGCTGCTGCTGCTCGGCGACACCCACGACGAGCTGGACGGCTCGGCCTGGGCCCGCGAGCTGCACGGCCACCTCGGCGGCGTGCCCCCGCGCGTGGACCTGGCCCGCGAAAAGCTGCTGGGCGAGATCCTGGTGGCCGGCTCGCGCGACGGGATGATCTCCGCCGCGCACGACCTCTCCGACGGCGGCTTGGCGCAGGCGCTCGTCGAGACCGTCCTCATCGGACAGTGCGGCGCGCGCGTGTTCCTCGACGCCGACCAGGACCCGTTCGTGCAGCTGTTCTCCGAGTCCGCGGGCCGGGTGCTGGTGGCCGTGCCGCGCACCGAGGAGCTGCGGTTCACCGAGATGTGCACCGCGCGCGGCCTGCCGTGGCGCAAGACCGGCGTGGTCGACCCGGAGTCCGGCGCCCTGGAGCTGCAGGGCATCACCGAGTTCACGCTGGACGAGCTGCGGACCGCTTTCGAGAGCACGCTGCCCGCGCTGTTCGACTGA